In Paractinoplanes brasiliensis, the following proteins share a genomic window:
- a CDS encoding restriction endonuclease subunit S: MSEWRKTTLGDLVTLQRGHDLPSSQRIPGDVPVMGSGGVAGWHNAAKASGPGVTLGRAANLGVPALIQDDFWPLNTTLYVTDFHGNDVRFVYHLFQTLDLSGYNSGSVQPMLNRNFIKGVEVTVPEPAEQRKISATLAALDEKIGVNDRIAACALQLADAYFELAVDGIPAGPETFDSIAQVGGGGTPSTKNPAFWGGAIAWSTPSDVTALRVPYLFDTSRKITDAGLDECASALYPAGSILMTSRATIGAFAIPQIPTAVNQGFVVVTAPDENLTMWLFHEMRDRVDEMVGLANGSTFLELSRKNFKAMNVRLPAPEVVKAFAEKVAPLHKRASAASAENSTLIALRDTLLPELMSGRLRVKDAEKVVEDAV; the protein is encoded by the coding sequence ATGTCTGAATGGCGGAAAACCACCCTCGGTGACCTGGTGACACTGCAACGGGGGCACGATCTCCCCTCCAGTCAGCGGATCCCCGGAGACGTGCCGGTCATGGGCAGTGGAGGGGTCGCCGGCTGGCACAACGCAGCAAAGGCCTCCGGGCCGGGCGTGACTCTGGGGCGAGCGGCAAATCTCGGCGTGCCTGCACTGATCCAGGACGATTTCTGGCCGCTGAACACCACGCTGTACGTGACGGACTTCCACGGGAACGACGTCCGATTCGTCTACCACCTTTTCCAGACGCTGGATCTCAGCGGCTACAACTCCGGATCGGTGCAACCCATGCTGAACCGCAACTTCATCAAAGGAGTTGAGGTCACGGTTCCGGAGCCGGCCGAACAGCGAAAGATATCGGCCACGCTGGCCGCGCTCGATGAGAAAATCGGGGTCAACGACCGTATCGCCGCCTGCGCGCTCCAGCTTGCGGACGCGTATTTCGAGCTGGCCGTCGACGGCATTCCGGCCGGTCCGGAAACCTTCGACTCCATCGCCCAGGTAGGCGGAGGCGGAACGCCAAGCACCAAGAATCCCGCGTTCTGGGGTGGCGCCATCGCCTGGTCGACGCCATCCGACGTGACAGCACTGCGAGTGCCGTATCTGTTCGACACCAGTCGCAAGATCACTGACGCTGGCCTCGACGAGTGTGCTTCGGCGCTGTATCCGGCCGGCTCGATCTTGATGACGTCACGAGCAACCATCGGGGCTTTTGCCATTCCTCAGATCCCCACCGCGGTGAATCAGGGCTTCGTCGTCGTGACCGCGCCGGACGAAAACCTCACGATGTGGCTGTTCCACGAGATGAGGGACCGTGTCGACGAGATGGTCGGCCTGGCCAACGGCTCGACGTTCTTGGAGCTCAGCAGGAAGAACTTCAAGGCCATGAACGTCCGCCTGCCTGCGCCGGAGGTCGTCAAGGCTTTTGCTGAGAAGGTCGCTCCACTCCACAAGCGCGCCTCGGCTGCTTCGGCGGAGAACTCAACGCTCATCGCGCTGCGGGACACCTTGTTGCCGGAGTTGATGTCGGGACGGTTGCGGGTCAAGGACGCCGAGAAGGTTGTTGAAGACGCGGTTTAG
- a CDS encoding type I restriction-modification system subunit M gives MPPRKRAGGQTELFTVSSTKQIQDILWKAADKLRGSMDAAQYKEFVLGLVFLKYVSDAFAERRDKIAESLTDLPESRRADFLDDRDEYTLANVFWVPENARWDYLVENAPQGVGELLDEAMDAIMRENPALTGVLPKIFNRDNVDKNRLKELVDLISDARFTGHGDRPAQDVLGETYEYFLEKFARAEGKRAGEFYTPSSVVRVLVEVLEPYSGRVYDPCCGSGGMFVQSQKFIEARAGRDHTHDIAVYGQEQNERTWRLAKMNLAIHHMDPVGIADRWADTFSDDKHPDMRADFIMANPPFNMSDWARRESDPRWRYGVPPQSNANYAWLQHIVSKLGDRGSAGVVLANGSMSSKQSGEGEIRRTMVEADLVACMVALPPNLFRTTAIPACLWFLTKDKGPQGAKGLTDRRGEILFIDARALGTMVDRTERILTDDDIARIADTYHAWRGTKSAKAKNQTYENIPGFCHSATLDEVATHDHVLTPGRYVGASAAEVDPDAVPLTERIEHLRKELYANFDESSHLEKVVRGVLGRVDV, from the coding sequence GTGCCCCCACGCAAACGTGCCGGCGGACAGACCGAACTGTTCACCGTCTCCAGCACGAAGCAGATCCAGGACATCCTGTGGAAGGCCGCCGACAAGCTGCGCGGTTCCATGGACGCCGCGCAGTACAAGGAGTTCGTCCTCGGCCTGGTCTTCCTCAAGTACGTCTCGGACGCCTTCGCCGAACGCCGCGACAAGATCGCCGAGAGCCTCACCGACCTGCCGGAGAGCCGGCGGGCCGACTTCCTCGACGATCGCGACGAGTACACGCTGGCCAACGTCTTCTGGGTGCCGGAGAACGCCCGCTGGGACTACCTGGTGGAGAACGCGCCCCAGGGCGTCGGGGAACTGCTCGACGAGGCGATGGACGCGATCATGCGGGAGAACCCGGCCCTGACCGGCGTCCTGCCGAAGATCTTCAACCGCGACAACGTCGACAAGAACCGCCTCAAGGAACTCGTCGACCTGATCAGCGACGCCCGCTTCACCGGCCACGGCGACCGCCCCGCCCAGGATGTGCTCGGTGAGACGTACGAGTACTTTCTGGAGAAGTTCGCCCGAGCCGAGGGCAAGCGGGCCGGCGAGTTCTACACCCCGTCGAGCGTGGTGCGGGTTCTCGTCGAGGTGCTGGAGCCCTACTCGGGACGTGTCTACGACCCGTGCTGCGGTTCCGGCGGCATGTTCGTCCAGTCGCAGAAGTTCATCGAGGCCCGCGCCGGCCGCGATCACACCCACGACATCGCCGTGTACGGCCAGGAGCAGAACGAACGCACCTGGCGCCTGGCGAAGATGAACCTCGCCATCCACCACATGGACCCGGTGGGCATCGCCGACCGCTGGGCCGACACCTTCTCCGACGACAAACACCCGGACATGCGGGCCGACTTCATCATGGCCAACCCGCCGTTCAACATGAGCGACTGGGCGCGCCGCGAATCCGACCCCCGCTGGCGGTACGGGGTTCCGCCGCAGAGCAACGCCAACTACGCCTGGCTTCAGCACATCGTGTCCAAGCTCGGCGACCGCGGCAGCGCCGGCGTTGTCCTGGCCAACGGCTCGATGTCCTCCAAGCAGTCCGGCGAGGGCGAGATCCGCCGCACCATGGTCGAGGCGGACCTGGTCGCCTGCATGGTCGCGCTCCCGCCGAACCTGTTCCGCACCACCGCCATCCCGGCCTGCCTGTGGTTCCTCACCAAGGACAAGGGCCCGCAGGGCGCGAAGGGGCTGACGGACCGGCGTGGCGAAATCCTGTTCATCGACGCCCGTGCCCTCGGCACCATGGTCGACCGCACCGAACGCATTCTTACGGACGACGACATCGCCAGGATTGCGGACACGTATCACGCCTGGCGTGGCACCAAATCCGCCAAAGCCAAGAACCAGACGTACGAAAACATCCCCGGCTTCTGCCACTCAGCAACCCTCGACGAAGTAGCAACCCACGACCACGTGCTGACCCCCGGCCGTTACGTCGGCGCGAGCGCGGCGGAAGTGGATCCGGACGCTGTGCCGCTCACCGAGCGAATCGAACACCTCAGGAAAGAGCTGTACGCCAACTTCGACGAGTCGAGTCATCTCGAGAAAGTCGTCCGGGGAGTGCTGGGGAGGGTCGATGTCTGA
- a CDS encoding N-6 DNA methylase: MQLLIRTVITGEHNRMFARVTPLDNPGYQRMLATSAYEGLRVSGVNEEYMSSAEVARLAQVARPVVTTWRRRHQDFPVPVPNGGGQLLYSANSVLNWLLATGLGNTEPETLRAERDMNTLTAYARKHGGRRMLLSLSAALALRHLAGRALPADLLSFAHRLDPDDEFLLSDLREAAVPAVLPQLVEQLIEGAYDPSRAHQFLLGNAARLGWPELNAHALTASLITLIRMIADLPGRLHPAGHLTIGDPWAGPGDLLAALLPGQEPETLRFTAAQPDLTLARLIRRRLLLSGVPEFAVDVVPDELNDEFAEADVIVTRLPYQPAELRDTVEDLSKIGDIADRLGPGRTAIVVGPAAGLVDTLRDTDAIAKRAELLTQGFVEAVVRLPGGVFPARPGHPAALWVLTRDPIRATEGRVFLADLSSADLDERGARTVAEDILLWRAEGFRPGDGHESRTGQVVPLTALDLRRGTALRPSASGSAIVRARQAADRPALIGEAERRLTEAEQEAISYGVKHGPLTTRAAQRDGARPKAIFLGALRAARRVRQLPGHRLSPSHVTPRGHYRVLGPAEVLAPSSKRWIDRLILNTEYPHALLTEPGDIVVTSAPRFGALLDESGLSVIEFPARGLRVVPGSGLTPRVLKALLDIADNTTRSPSAVRPQRLHDVTIPDLSGDEVARLDDVLRRLDERERLLRQQSDLLTELRGLAVTGFADGTLTTLYGTDS; the protein is encoded by the coding sequence ATGCAACTCCTGATTCGAACGGTCATCACAGGAGAGCACAACCGCATGTTCGCGCGAGTCACTCCGCTTGATAACCCGGGTTATCAACGAATGCTTGCGACTTCGGCGTACGAGGGGCTTAGAGTGAGCGGCGTGAACGAGGAGTACATGTCGTCGGCCGAGGTGGCCCGGCTCGCCCAGGTGGCGCGCCCCGTGGTGACGACCTGGCGGCGCCGGCACCAGGACTTTCCTGTTCCGGTGCCGAACGGCGGCGGGCAGCTCCTCTACTCAGCCAACTCGGTCCTCAACTGGCTCCTGGCAACCGGTCTCGGCAACACCGAGCCCGAAACCCTGCGCGCCGAACGCGACATGAACACCCTGACCGCGTACGCCCGTAAGCACGGCGGCCGTCGCATGCTGCTCTCCTTGAGCGCCGCCCTCGCCCTGCGTCATCTCGCCGGACGTGCCCTGCCCGCCGACCTGCTGTCTTTTGCCCATCGCCTCGACCCGGACGACGAATTCCTGCTGAGCGATCTGCGCGAGGCGGCCGTGCCGGCCGTGTTGCCGCAGCTGGTCGAGCAACTGATCGAAGGCGCCTATGACCCGAGCCGGGCGCATCAGTTCCTGCTCGGTAACGCGGCACGCCTCGGCTGGCCGGAGCTGAACGCCCACGCCCTCACCGCTTCCCTGATCACACTGATCCGGATGATCGCCGACCTCCCGGGCCGCCTTCACCCGGCCGGCCACCTCACCATCGGGGATCCGTGGGCCGGCCCCGGTGATCTGCTCGCCGCGCTGCTGCCCGGCCAGGAACCGGAGACGCTCAGGTTCACCGCCGCCCAGCCGGACCTCACGTTGGCCCGGCTGATCCGTCGCCGCCTGCTGCTGTCCGGCGTTCCCGAGTTCGCGGTCGACGTGGTCCCGGACGAGTTGAACGACGAGTTCGCAGAGGCCGACGTGATCGTCACTCGGCTGCCCTACCAGCCCGCCGAACTGCGCGACACCGTCGAAGACCTCAGCAAGATCGGGGATATCGCCGACCGGCTCGGCCCCGGCCGTACGGCCATCGTGGTCGGCCCAGCGGCCGGCCTGGTCGACACCCTGCGTGACACCGACGCGATCGCCAAACGAGCGGAACTGCTGACTCAAGGGTTCGTCGAAGCGGTCGTGCGACTGCCCGGCGGGGTGTTCCCCGCTCGCCCCGGCCACCCCGCCGCCCTGTGGGTGCTCACCCGCGACCCGATCCGCGCGACCGAGGGACGGGTTTTCCTGGCCGACCTCAGCAGCGCTGATCTCGATGAACGCGGGGCGCGGACGGTGGCCGAGGACATCCTGCTGTGGCGGGCCGAGGGGTTCCGGCCCGGTGACGGTCACGAGTCCCGGACCGGCCAGGTGGTTCCGTTGACGGCTCTCGACCTGCGTCGCGGCACGGCGTTACGGCCGTCGGCCTCCGGCTCGGCCATCGTTCGCGCTCGGCAGGCCGCCGATCGCCCCGCGCTGATCGGGGAGGCCGAGCGCCGCCTCACCGAGGCCGAGCAGGAGGCCATTTCGTACGGGGTGAAGCACGGTCCCCTCACCACCCGTGCCGCTCAACGCGACGGCGCTCGTCCGAAGGCAATCTTCCTCGGCGCCCTGCGCGCCGCCCGCCGCGTACGCCAACTCCCAGGGCACCGCCTGTCGCCCTCACATGTCACGCCGCGCGGCCACTACCGGGTCCTCGGCCCTGCCGAAGTCCTCGCGCCGTCCTCGAAGCGCTGGATCGATCGGCTGATTCTGAACACGGAGTATCCCCACGCCCTGCTCACCGAACCCGGTGACATCGTGGTGACCTCGGCCCCCCGGTTCGGTGCTCTGCTCGACGAGTCCGGCCTCTCGGTGATCGAGTTCCCGGCCCGTGGCCTTCGTGTCGTACCCGGCAGCGGCCTCACCCCACGAGTCCTCAAGGCACTGCTCGACATCGCCGACAACACCACGCGCAGCCCCAGCGCGGTACGTCCCCAGCGCCTGCACGACGTGACGATTCCCGACCTGAGCGGCGATGAAGTGGCCCGTCTGGACGATGTTCTCCGCCGGCTCGACGAACGCGAGCGGCTGTTACGGCAACAGAGCGACCTTTTGACGGAACTACGTGGACTCGCCGTGACCGGCTTCGCCGACGGCACCCTCACAACTTTGTACGGTACGGACTCCTGA
- a CDS encoding AAA family ATPase, translating into MDDALTLYHELTDQLRAHGTTGPATDLILAAFRGEDALAAVMRGEPLPEAPADAAEADEAPEVYLESVEVTGFRGIGTPAAALRLKPQPGLTVIAGRNGSAKSSLAESIEYGLTEDSPRWSQRPPVFREGWRNMHYNGERAIAVKLRSASSGQPVVIRRTWAAGETDVAAATVHVTRNGVTLPSDALPEWLRPSERFRPFLSARDLERVIGSKPTELYDSIAPILGLTPLSEAGARLQVLRKERDDRAAALRGSFGDLRTRLVGLDDPRAGEAVHLLGKQAGKANLAALTELAAGETGDGDARAASAARRLAELGLPDIGNTLRELTQAEESVQQLARTEVAVRHRVADLLSGALEMHRDLGDQSCPVCQVGVLDGTWREQAEREVGQLRSATETMRAAARRREALLRQAQSEMGTVRGLLDPVVTALAPSLPEQAAELDRALDSPALDRPSWDEISAAHHKLGVAAAEWLANRHDSWREPGAAIRRWVEDAKVVRAEADELALLTKARNDLIAVTDRIRADRFQAAAQHSQHIWNLLRQESNVAIGEIRLGGTSTRRRVDISVAVDGTDTPALAVMSQGELHAFGLALFLPRACADASPYRFVVIDDPVQSMDPSKVDGFAEVLREVARTRQVVVFTHDDRLPEAIRRLGVEADVREVTRREGSIVEVRKNLWPAKRYLEDARAVALAEDIPEQAKRLMVAGFCRSALEATAMDRYRAEQYAAGTPLREIDAALDAAHSVQAKLTLGLFGDPGRRGDLYAQLNRSRVPRAVDTVKAVAKAVHGQCDMASLDMVVASEALVARLS; encoded by the coding sequence ATGGACGACGCACTCACGCTCTATCACGAACTCACCGACCAGCTGCGGGCTCACGGAACCACCGGCCCGGCCACCGATCTGATCCTCGCCGCCTTCCGGGGCGAGGACGCGCTCGCGGCAGTGATGCGCGGCGAGCCATTGCCCGAAGCGCCCGCCGACGCGGCGGAGGCCGACGAGGCGCCGGAGGTCTACCTGGAGTCGGTGGAGGTCACCGGCTTCCGGGGCATCGGCACACCCGCCGCCGCGCTGCGGCTCAAGCCCCAACCCGGCCTGACCGTCATCGCGGGCCGGAACGGCTCCGCCAAGTCCAGCCTCGCCGAGTCGATCGAGTACGGCCTCACCGAGGACTCGCCGCGCTGGTCGCAGCGTCCGCCCGTGTTCCGCGAGGGCTGGCGCAACATGCACTACAACGGCGAGCGCGCGATCGCGGTGAAGCTGCGTTCGGCATCGAGCGGTCAGCCCGTCGTGATTCGCCGTACGTGGGCCGCCGGCGAGACGGACGTGGCGGCCGCGACGGTGCACGTGACCCGGAACGGCGTCACGCTTCCGTCGGACGCCCTGCCCGAATGGCTGCGCCCATCGGAACGGTTCCGCCCGTTCCTGTCCGCCCGCGACCTCGAGCGGGTGATCGGCTCCAAACCCACCGAGCTGTACGACTCGATCGCGCCGATTCTCGGGCTTACCCCGCTCTCCGAGGCCGGCGCACGGCTGCAGGTGTTGCGCAAGGAACGTGACGATCGGGCCGCGGCGCTCCGAGGTTCGTTCGGCGACCTGCGTACACGACTCGTTGGGCTGGACGATCCGCGAGCCGGTGAAGCCGTACATCTGCTCGGAAAACAGGCGGGAAAGGCGAACCTGGCGGCGCTCACCGAGCTGGCCGCAGGGGAAACCGGTGACGGTGACGCTCGTGCGGCGTCGGCCGCGCGGCGACTGGCCGAGCTGGGGTTGCCCGACATCGGGAACACCCTGCGCGAACTGACCCAGGCGGAGGAGTCGGTTCAGCAGCTCGCCCGCACCGAGGTCGCTGTAAGGCACCGGGTGGCGGACCTTCTGTCGGGTGCGCTCGAGATGCACCGGGACCTGGGAGATCAGTCGTGCCCGGTGTGCCAGGTCGGTGTTCTCGACGGAACGTGGCGCGAACAGGCCGAGCGGGAGGTCGGCCAGCTGCGCTCGGCCACCGAGACGATGCGTGCCGCTGCCCGGCGCCGCGAAGCGCTGCTTCGGCAGGCGCAGAGCGAAATGGGCACCGTACGCGGGCTGCTGGACCCGGTCGTGACGGCCCTCGCACCGTCACTGCCGGAGCAGGCCGCCGAACTCGATCGGGCATTGGACTCGCCGGCCCTCGACCGACCGTCCTGGGACGAGATCTCGGCAGCCCACCACAAGCTCGGTGTGGCCGCGGCCGAGTGGCTGGCCAACCGGCACGACTCGTGGCGGGAGCCCGGAGCCGCGATCCGCCGCTGGGTCGAGGACGCGAAGGTCGTTCGGGCCGAGGCCGATGAGCTGGCTCTGCTGACCAAGGCACGCAACGACCTCATCGCCGTCACCGACCGGATACGGGCCGACCGGTTCCAGGCGGCGGCGCAGCATTCCCAGCACATCTGGAACCTGCTGCGGCAGGAGAGCAACGTCGCGATCGGCGAGATCCGGCTCGGCGGCACGAGCACCCGGCGGCGGGTCGACATCTCCGTGGCCGTCGACGGGACGGACACCCCGGCGCTCGCCGTGATGAGCCAGGGCGAACTCCACGCCTTCGGGCTGGCGCTGTTCCTGCCCCGGGCGTGCGCCGACGCCAGCCCGTACCGGTTCGTGGTGATCGACGACCCGGTGCAGAGCATGGACCCGAGCAAGGTCGACGGGTTCGCCGAGGTGCTGCGCGAAGTGGCGCGTACCCGGCAGGTCGTGGTGTTCACCCACGACGACCGGCTGCCCGAGGCCATCCGGCGGCTCGGTGTGGAGGCCGACGTCCGCGAGGTGACCCGGCGCGAGGGCTCGATCGTCGAAGTGCGCAAGAACCTGTGGCCGGCCAAGCGCTACCTGGAGGACGCCCGGGCGGTCGCCCTCGCCGAGGACATCCCGGAACAGGCGAAGCGATTGATGGTCGCCGGATTCTGCCGGTCCGCGCTCGAGGCGACGGCCATGGACCGCTATCGCGCGGAGCAGTATGCGGCAGGCACGCCCCTGCGAGAGATCGACGCTGCCTTGGACGCGGCGCACAGCGTGCAGGCCAAGCTGACCCTCGGACTGTTCGGCGACCCGGGCCGCCGCGGGGACCTCTACGCCCAGCTGAACCGCAGCCGGGTGCCGCGCGCCGTCGACACGGTCAAGGCCGTGGCGAAGGCAGTTCACGGGCAGTGCGACATGGCGAGCCTTGACATGGTTGTCGCCTCCGAGGCGCTGGTGGCGAGGCTGTCATGA